A window from Nycticebus coucang isolate mNycCou1 chromosome X, mNycCou1.pri, whole genome shotgun sequence encodes these proteins:
- the GABRE gene encoding gamma-aminobutyric acid receptor subunit epsilon isoform X2 produces MLSKVGVPLLAVLVVLQLRVEGPQIPSDKEASGHEDVVYGPEPQPRKSELLEAGKLPEASRILNTILSNYDHKLRPGIGEKPTVVTVEISVNSLGPLSIMDMEYTIDIIFYQTWYDERLRYNDTFETLVLNGNMVSQLWIPDTFFRNSKKTQEHEITMPNQMVRIHKDGKVLYTIRMTIDAGCSLHMLRFPMDSHSCPLSFSSFSYPETEMIYKWENFKLEINEKNSWKLFQFDFKGVSNKTEIISTPSGNFMVMTFFFNVSRRFGYVAVQNYVPSSVTTMLSWVSFWIKKESAPARTSLGITSVLTMTTLGTFSRKNFPRVSYITALDFYIAMCFVFCFCALMEFAVLNFLTYNRTKAHASPKLRHPRIDSRAHARTRARARARARARARARARARQQQEVFVCKIVTSEGSDGEERPSCSAERSPSPDRQTLALSL; encoded by the exons GGTTGAGGGACCTCAGATTCCATCAGATAAAGAAGCTTCTGGCCATGAGGATGTGGTCTATGGCCCTGAGCCTCAGCCTCGTAAAAGTGAGCTCCTTGAAGCTGGCAAACTGCCTGAAGCTTCTCGCATCCTGAACACTATCCTGAGTAACTATGACCACAAACTGCGCCCTGGCATTGGGG AGAAGCCCACTGTGGTCACTGTTGAGATCTCTGTCAACAGCCTTGGTCCTCTGTCCATCATGGACATG GAGTACACCATCGACATCATCTTCTACCAGACCTGGTATGATGAACGCCTCCGTTACAATGATACCTTCGAGACCCTCGTTCTGAATGGCAATATGGTGAGCCAGCTGTGGATCCCAGACACCTTTTTTCGGAATTCTAAGAAGACCCAAGAGCATGAGATCACCATGCCCAACCAGATGGTTCGCATCCATAAGGATGGCAAGGTGTTGTATACAATTAG gATGACCATTGATGCTGGATGCTCCCTCCACATGCTCAGATTTCCAATGGACTCTCACTCTTGCCCTCTGTCTTTCTCTAGCT TTTCCTATCCCGAGACTGAGATGATCTACAAGTGGGAAAATTTCAAGCTTGAGATCAATGAGAAGAACTCCTGGAAGCTCTTCCAATTTGATTTTAAAGGAGTGAGCAACAAAACTGAGATTATCTCAACTCCATCTG GCAACTTCATGGTCATGACCTTTTTCTTCAACGTGAGCAGGCGCTTTGGCTATGTTGCCGTTCAAAACTATGTCCCTTCTTCTGTGACCACGATGCTCTCCTGGGTTTCCTTTTGGATCAAGAAGGAGTCTGCTCCAGCTAGGACCTCCTTAG GGATCACCTCTGTTCTCACCATGACCACTCTGGGCACCTTTTCTCGTAAGAATTTCCCTCGTGTCTCCTACATCACGGCCTTGGATTTCTATATTGCCATGTGCTTCgttttctgcttctgtgctctGATGGAGTTTGCTGTGCTCAACTTCCTGACCTACAACCGGACCAAAGCCCATGCGTCTCCGAAACTCCGCCAC CCTCGTATCGATAGCCGTGCCCATGCTCGTACTCGTGCGCGTGCCCGTGCCCGTGCCCGTGCTCGTGCCCGTGCCCGTGCCCGTGCCCGCCAGCAGCAGGAAGTTTTTGTGTGCAAGATTGTCACCTCTGAGGGAAGTGATGGAGAAGAGCGCCCGTCTTGCTCAGCTGAGCGGTCCCCTAGCCCAG ATAGACAGACACTGGCATTATCCCTTTAG
- the GABRE gene encoding gamma-aminobutyric acid receptor subunit epsilon isoform X1, which translates to MLSKVGVPLLAVLVVLQLRVEGPQIPSDKEASGHEDVVYGPEPQPRKSELLEAGKLPEASRILNTILSNYDHKLRPGIGEKPTVVTVEISVNSLGPLSIMDMEYTIDIIFYQTWYDERLRYNDTFETLVLNGNMVSQLWIPDTFFRNSKKTQEHEITMPNQMVRIHKDGKVLYTIRMTIDAGCSLHMLRFPMDSHSCPLSFSSFSYPETEMIYKWENFKLEINEKNSWKLFQFDFKGVSNKTEIISTPSGNFMVMTFFFNVSRRFGYVAVQNYVPSSVTTMLSWVSFWIKKESAPARTSLGITSVLTMTTLGTFSRKNFPRVSYITALDFYIAMCFVFCFCALMEFAVLNFLTYNRTKAHASPKLRHPRIDSRAHARTRARARARARARARARARARQQQEVFVCKIVTSEGSDGEERPSCSAERSPSPGSPEGPRSFCSKLLCCAWCKGLKKYFCMVPDCEGSTWQQGRLRIHVYRLDNYSRVLFPVSFFLFNVLYWLVCLNL; encoded by the exons GGTTGAGGGACCTCAGATTCCATCAGATAAAGAAGCTTCTGGCCATGAGGATGTGGTCTATGGCCCTGAGCCTCAGCCTCGTAAAAGTGAGCTCCTTGAAGCTGGCAAACTGCCTGAAGCTTCTCGCATCCTGAACACTATCCTGAGTAACTATGACCACAAACTGCGCCCTGGCATTGGGG AGAAGCCCACTGTGGTCACTGTTGAGATCTCTGTCAACAGCCTTGGTCCTCTGTCCATCATGGACATG GAGTACACCATCGACATCATCTTCTACCAGACCTGGTATGATGAACGCCTCCGTTACAATGATACCTTCGAGACCCTCGTTCTGAATGGCAATATGGTGAGCCAGCTGTGGATCCCAGACACCTTTTTTCGGAATTCTAAGAAGACCCAAGAGCATGAGATCACCATGCCCAACCAGATGGTTCGCATCCATAAGGATGGCAAGGTGTTGTATACAATTAG gATGACCATTGATGCTGGATGCTCCCTCCACATGCTCAGATTTCCAATGGACTCTCACTCTTGCCCTCTGTCTTTCTCTAGCT TTTCCTATCCCGAGACTGAGATGATCTACAAGTGGGAAAATTTCAAGCTTGAGATCAATGAGAAGAACTCCTGGAAGCTCTTCCAATTTGATTTTAAAGGAGTGAGCAACAAAACTGAGATTATCTCAACTCCATCTG GCAACTTCATGGTCATGACCTTTTTCTTCAACGTGAGCAGGCGCTTTGGCTATGTTGCCGTTCAAAACTATGTCCCTTCTTCTGTGACCACGATGCTCTCCTGGGTTTCCTTTTGGATCAAGAAGGAGTCTGCTCCAGCTAGGACCTCCTTAG GGATCACCTCTGTTCTCACCATGACCACTCTGGGCACCTTTTCTCGTAAGAATTTCCCTCGTGTCTCCTACATCACGGCCTTGGATTTCTATATTGCCATGTGCTTCgttttctgcttctgtgctctGATGGAGTTTGCTGTGCTCAACTTCCTGACCTACAACCGGACCAAAGCCCATGCGTCTCCGAAACTCCGCCAC CCTCGTATCGATAGCCGTGCCCATGCTCGTACTCGTGCGCGTGCCCGTGCCCGTGCCCGTGCTCGTGCCCGTGCCCGTGCCCGTGCCCGCCAGCAGCAGGAAGTTTTTGTGTGCAAGATTGTCACCTCTGAGGGAAGTGATGGAGAAGAGCGCCCGTCTTGCTCAGCTGAGCGGTCCCCTAGCCCAGGTAGCCCTGAGGGCCCCCGTAGCTTCTGTTCCAAGCTGCTTTGCTGTGCGTGGTGCAAGGGTCTTAAGAAGTACTTCTGCATGGTCCCCGATTGTGAGGGAAGCACCTGGCAGCAGGGCCGCCTCCGCATCCACGTCTACCGCCTGGATAACTACTCCCGAGTTCTTTTCCCAGtgtccttcttcctcttcaatgTGCTCTACTGGCTTGTCTGCCTTAACCTGTAG